The following proteins come from a genomic window of Pirellula staleyi DSM 6068:
- a CDS encoding glutamine amidotransferase: MGNYNITFDDPWLLLLLLALPLIWIYSFRSLSGLGPYRRIFALSLRSLVLTALVLALAGVQLQKTTDRMTVLYLLDQSESIPKRTREAMLEYVTRDVAVHRRTGDLQNPVEDKAGIIIFGREATIEYPPFADEIRASGVLESLFELRTDATNIAAALKLASASFPEDSAKRIVIVTDGNENLGDARSVAKSLTDNGIGIDVVPIKLSSTAEVAVEKISLPPDIRRGQPLEARVVVENFTKPTKDNPTAEVAGRLRVQRTFGGTTEAIGEKDLEVTLKPGKNVFAFQHTIDVPAGYTYSAEFFPDDAAFDLQQQNNKATSFTHVRGKGRVLLIEDWESRGEFAFLVQRLGEMNIEVDVQPSDRLFTSLAELQGYDCVVMANVPRASGGETDNKEATNFSDEQISMLVRNTEQFGCGLVMLGGPNSFGAGGWANTELEKAMPVDFQIKNEKVKAVGALVMMMHASELAQGNYWQKVIGQEALKVLGPSDYCGCVHWDDFTGRDNWLWRDGAGKGLVRIGGQQKSMLGRLDRMAPGDMPQFEPAMTMALKDLKPNPASVKHMIIISDGDPSPPSGTILNQYKQAGIKITTVAVGTHGPAGSTPLQNIANATGGKYYVATNPKALPRIFQIEARRVARPLVYEDPAGFSPGIIDPTHEMMQNIGTTLPPIKGYVLTTVKENPLVEVLARSPKPGAGPENSTLLASWTYGAGKTAVFTSDAGQRWANSWTEWENYDKFYSQMIRWAMRPVNEDGKFSVATDVKDGKVRVVVTALDKDDEFLNFLNMSGAGTGPEMENVQLSLKQEAPGRYVGEFPADKAGSYLLAISPGSGKVPILAGVNVPYSAEFRERESNRALLDNLAKLKPKDGEVGTVLPTELEPSEVNSLVAALDTFRRTLARAISIEDVWPPLLVLAAALFLFDVFVRRVTVHFYWIAPALKNLWRRMRGQQLEAVADERMERLRGRKAAISQQMEDRRAASRFEPSPDAPVEGRDLDTVLGDATLASDRPVAASPEKTPTATPETKDADSYTERLLAAKKKAKRDGK; this comes from the coding sequence ATGGGCAACTACAACATCACCTTCGACGATCCTTGGCTGCTGCTTCTGTTGCTTGCGCTCCCGTTGATTTGGATCTACAGCTTCCGCTCGCTTTCGGGGCTTGGTCCCTACCGCCGTATCTTTGCCCTGTCGCTTCGCTCGCTGGTGCTCACCGCGCTGGTGCTCGCGCTGGCTGGTGTGCAGCTTCAAAAAACCACCGACCGGATGACGGTCCTCTATCTGCTTGATCAGTCCGAGAGCATTCCGAAACGAACCCGCGAAGCGATGCTCGAGTACGTGACGCGCGATGTGGCCGTGCATCGACGAACGGGCGATCTGCAAAACCCCGTGGAAGATAAAGCGGGCATCATCATTTTCGGTCGTGAAGCGACCATCGAATATCCACCCTTTGCCGACGAAATTCGAGCCTCGGGAGTACTTGAGAGTCTGTTCGAACTGCGGACCGATGCCACCAACATTGCAGCTGCACTGAAGCTCGCGTCAGCATCGTTTCCTGAGGACTCAGCCAAGCGGATCGTGATTGTTACCGATGGTAACGAGAACTTGGGGGATGCCCGAAGTGTCGCGAAATCGCTCACCGACAACGGCATCGGTATCGATGTCGTGCCGATCAAGCTATCGTCGACGGCAGAAGTGGCTGTGGAGAAAATTTCGCTCCCCCCCGATATTCGCCGTGGTCAGCCGCTCGAAGCGCGCGTGGTGGTCGAGAACTTCACGAAGCCGACGAAAGATAACCCCACCGCCGAAGTTGCGGGGCGTCTGAGAGTGCAGCGCACCTTTGGGGGCACAACCGAGGCGATTGGCGAGAAAGATCTCGAAGTCACGCTCAAGCCGGGCAAAAATGTGTTCGCGTTTCAGCACACCATTGATGTTCCCGCTGGCTATACCTACTCGGCGGAGTTCTTTCCCGACGATGCCGCGTTTGATCTTCAGCAGCAAAACAATAAAGCCACTTCTTTCACGCATGTGCGTGGCAAGGGACGCGTGCTTTTGATCGAAGATTGGGAGAGTCGCGGCGAGTTTGCATTTCTCGTGCAGCGGCTTGGGGAAATGAACATCGAGGTCGATGTTCAGCCGAGCGACCGACTCTTTACCAGTCTGGCAGAGCTGCAGGGGTACGACTGCGTGGTGATGGCCAATGTGCCGCGCGCTAGTGGTGGCGAGACCGACAACAAAGAAGCGACGAACTTCTCCGACGAGCAAATCTCGATGCTCGTTCGCAACACCGAGCAATTCGGCTGTGGTTTGGTGATGCTCGGCGGCCCCAACAGTTTTGGTGCAGGTGGTTGGGCCAACACCGAACTCGAAAAGGCGATGCCGGTCGATTTTCAAATCAAGAACGAGAAAGTCAAAGCGGTTGGCGCGCTGGTGATGATGATGCACGCCAGCGAACTCGCGCAAGGCAATTACTGGCAAAAAGTGATTGGCCAGGAAGCGCTCAAAGTTCTCGGACCAAGCGATTATTGCGGCTGTGTTCACTGGGACGATTTCACGGGGCGCGACAACTGGCTCTGGCGCGATGGTGCGGGAAAAGGTCTGGTGCGCATCGGCGGTCAGCAAAAGTCGATGCTTGGTCGACTCGATCGGATGGCTCCAGGCGATATGCCGCAGTTCGAGCCCGCGATGACCATGGCTCTTAAAGACCTGAAGCCCAACCCGGCTTCGGTGAAGCACATGATCATCATCAGCGACGGTGATCCTTCGCCACCGAGCGGAACCATTCTGAATCAGTACAAGCAAGCAGGCATCAAAATCACGACAGTCGCTGTTGGTACGCACGGACCAGCCGGAAGCACGCCGCTGCAAAACATCGCCAACGCCACCGGCGGCAAGTACTACGTCGCCACGAACCCTAAGGCCTTGCCCCGCATTTTTCAGATCGAAGCCCGGCGAGTTGCCCGTCCTTTGGTCTACGAAGACCCCGCTGGATTCAGTCCCGGCATTATCGATCCGACGCACGAAATGATGCAGAACATCGGCACGACACTGCCGCCGATCAAAGGCTATGTGCTGACGACGGTGAAAGAGAATCCGCTCGTCGAAGTCCTCGCGCGGTCGCCTAAGCCGGGCGCCGGTCCCGAGAATAGCACGCTGCTGGCGAGCTGGACTTACGGCGCGGGGAAGACCGCAGTTTTTACCTCCGACGCTGGTCAGCGCTGGGCCAATTCTTGGACCGAGTGGGAGAACTACGACAAGTTCTATAGCCAGATGATTCGCTGGGCGATGCGTCCCGTGAATGAGGATGGCAAGTTCTCCGTCGCCACCGATGTGAAAGATGGCAAGGTCCGTGTTGTTGTCACAGCGCTCGACAAAGACGACGAATTCCTCAACTTCCTGAACATGTCGGGCGCTGGCACCGGTCCGGAAATGGAGAACGTGCAGCTGTCGCTCAAACAGGAAGCACCGGGACGCTACGTCGGTGAATTTCCAGCGGATAAAGCAGGGAGCTATCTGCTTGCGATCAGCCCCGGTTCGGGCAAGGTGCCGATCCTGGCTGGTGTGAATGTTCCTTACTCGGCCGAGTTTCGCGAACGGGAATCGAACCGCGCTCTGCTCGATAATCTGGCGAAGCTAAAGCCTAAGGATGGTGAAGTTGGTACTGTGCTTCCCACGGAGCTCGAGCCATCCGAGGTGAATTCTCTGGTCGCCGCGCTCGACACTTTTCGCCGCACATTGGCTCGCGCGATTAGCATCGAAGATGTCTGGCCCCCTTTGCTGGTCCTTGCGGCAGCTCTCTTTTTGTTCGATGTGTTTGTGCGACGTGTGACAGTGCACTTCTACTGGATAGCTCCCGCACTGAAGAATCTCTGGCGTCGCATGCGTGGTCAGCAGCTCGAAGCAGTGGCCGATGAACGGATGGAACGCCTGCGTGGACGCAAGGCAGCCATTAGTCAGCAAATGGAAGATCGTCGCGCTGCCTCACGTTTCGAGCCCTCCCCCGATGCTCCGGTGGAAGGTCGTGACCTCGATACTGTGCTGGGGGATGCCACGCTCGCCAGCGATCGCCCCGTCGCTGCATCACCGGAAAAAACGCCGACCGCAACACCTGAAACTAAAGATGCCGACAGTTACACCGAACGACTCCTTGCTGCCAAAAAGAAAGCCAAGCGCGACGGCAAATAG